GGGCCAGTCGCCGCCGTTGTTCATCGCCGCGACGCAGGCCTGCGTGGTCACGGTGAAAGCATCAGGGACAGGTACGCCGATCTTGGCCATCTCCGCGAGGTTGGCGCCCTTGCCACCCAGGAGGGGCTTGAGGGTCACGTCGCCTTCGCTGAGGTCGTAGACGTACTTCGTCTGGTCAGTCATGTACTGCCGTCTCCTTCGCGTGCTCCGTGCACCTCGGCGTGCGCCTGTACGGCCCCCGGACGGCGGAGCAATCCGACCCGGATGTCCTTCCCCAACCGTAGTGGGTTTGGCGCGCGCGGGAAGGGGGTAGGCATCGGAAAATCGGTCCGTCCGACTGAAAAAGACTCTTACAACGACACTCGGTAGTATTGAGGCATGCCACTCGATCCCGTCTCGTCCCTGATCCTGGATGAGGCGGGCGCGCTGCCCTCACGCGTCCTCGTGCTCGACGACCCGACCGGCGGGCTGGTGCGCGCCGCGGCCGCGCTCGGCGCCGACGCGCGCGCCTGGAGCGACGACGTCCGCGCCGAACGCCTCGTGGCCCCCGAGCGCCGACTGGCCGACCACGAGCAGGACTGGGTGCCCGACCTGGTGCTGTGGCACCTCCCCCGCTCGCTGTCCGCGCTGGAGGACTACGCCCAGCACCTGGCGGCGACGCTGCCCGCCCACGGGCGCATCGTGGCCGGTGGCCGCGTCAAGCACATGACGCCGGCCCAGAACACGGTGCTCGGCCGGTCGTTCCGCGAAGTGTCGGCCAGCCGGGGCCGGCAGAAGTCCCGGGTGCTGCACGCGGCCGGACCGCTGCCCGGCCCGCTGCGGTGGCCGCAACGCCGGTATCTGCCCGAGGTCGGGCTCAGCGCGGTGGCGCACGGCAACGTGTTCGGCACCAACCGCCTCGACGACGGCACCCACCTGCTCCTGCGCACCCTGGCCCGCATCGGCGGCACCCCGGACGCCGCGGCACCCCCGACGCGCGGCACGGCGCTGGACCTGGGGTGCGGCTCGGGCCTCATCGCGTCCTGGCTCGCCGTGCACGGCTGGATCGCCACCGCCACCGACGTCTCCCGGGCGGCGCTGCTGTCGGCCCAGCTCACGGCGCGGGCGAACCACGTCGACGTGGCGCTGCGCCGCGCCGACGGGCTCGCGGGATCGGCCCCGAATCCTTCGACCTGATCGTGTCCAACCCGCCGTTCCACCGCGGGCCGGCGAAGGACTCCAGCGACACGTTCGCCTGGATCGCCGCCGCCCGCGCCGCCCTGCGGCCCGGCGGCGAGCTGTGGCTGGTGTTCAACAGCCACCTGCCCTACCTGCCGGCGCTGCGCCGCCAGGTGGGACCCACCAGCATCGAGGCGCAGGACCGCACCTTCATCGTCACCCGGTCGATGCGGGAACCGACGCCGTGAGGACCGGCTGGATCCCCAACCAGCACGGCGCCTGGGCCATGCTGATCGTCCCGTTCGTGTTCGGCGCCGTCCTGGCCGCGCGCGCGGGCGTCGCCGGCTGGTGGCTCCTGCCCCTGTTCTGCTGCTGGATGCTGGGCTACTTCGCCTTCCACGACGCGTCGCTGTGGCTCAAGGCCGCGCCCCGCAGGCGCCCCACCTACGTCCGCCCGCTGCTCACCTACACCGCGGCGAGCGCCGCGGCGGGCGTCCTGACGCTGGTCCTGGGCGGCTGGGCGCTGGCCGGCTGGGCGCTGGCCTACCTGCCGCTGCTGCTGCCCGCCCTGTGGCTGGCCTCGCGGCGCAAGGAGCGCGCCACCGTCGGGGGCGCCCTCACCGTGGCCGCGGCGTGCCTCATGACGCTGGTCGCCCGGTTCGGCGACCCGCGCGCCCTGCTAGCACGCGACGCCGCGTGGGAGTGCCCCGCGCTGGTCGCCGTCCTGCTGTTCGCGTACTTCTTCGGCACGGTGCTCTACGTGAAGACCAACATCCGCGAGCGGGGCAGCCGCGGCTACCTGGCCGCGTCGATCGGCTGGCACGGGATCGCGACGCTCGCCACCGTGGCGTGGGCGGCGACCGGTCACCTGGCGTGGTGGTGGCCGCTGTTCTTCGCCGCCACGACGGTCCGCTCGGCCGTGGTGCCGCGGCTGCGGTGGTCGGCCAAGAAGCTCGGTTTCGTCGAGGTCGGCTTCACGCTCGCGCTGGGGATCTGCTTCCTGCTCTGGTGAGTTCGGCGCCCGCGGCGTCCGGCGTGGTCGGACGCTGGCAGCGAACCGCGGCGGGCGCTAGGTTGCTCGCGTGGACGCCGCCGTGACCCGCCGTAACCGCTGGACCTTCGCGGTCGGCACCCTGGGCCGGGACATGGTCTACACGATGATGGCGCTGTTCCTCATCGTATTCCTGACCGAGGTGCTCGACGTCGACGACGCCACCCTGTGGTGGATCAACGGGATCCTGCTCGCCGCGCGCATCTTCGACGCGTTCACCGACATCCTCATGGGCGGGATCATCGACAACACCGCCACGCGCTGGGGCGCCTACAAGCCGTGGATCGCGTCCGGGGCTGTGCTGGTCGGCGGCCTGACGATCCTGCTGTTCACCGATCTCGGGCTGCGCGGGGCCGGCCTGATCGCGGCCTTCACCGTGATCTACCTGGCCTGGGGGCTGGCGTTCACGATGAACGACATCGGCTACTGGTCGATGCTGCCCTCCCTGACCCGGGACGCGCACGAGCGCGAGCGCATCAGCGCCCTGACGAAGGTGTTCGCGACCCTCGGCCTGTTCACCACGGTGGTCGGGATCATCCCCCTCACCGCGCTGCTGGGAGGCGGCGCGCCGGCCTGGACGACCTTCGCCGCCGGCACGGTCGCCATCATGCTGGCCGGTCAGGTCGTCACGCTGCTGGGCGTCCGGGAGCCGGCCCGCACGGCGCCGCGCGAGCACACCCCGCTGCGGGAGCTGTTCTCGATCGTCACCCGCAACGACCAACTGGTGTGGACGGCGACGGCGATGATGCTGTTCCTGATCGGGTACAACACCACCACCAGCTTCGGGGTCTACTTCTTCAAGTACGCCTACCGCGACGAGGGCATGTACGCGCCGTTCGCCGCCATCCTCGGCGTGGCGCAACTGCTCGGCTTCGCCCTGTTCCCCCTGCTGCGCCGCCGGCTGTCGCGGCGCCAGCTCTTCAACGTCGCGATGGCGCTGGTCGCGGCGGGCTACCTGGTGTTCTTCTTCTCCCCGATGAACCTGATCCCGATCGGGATCGCCGGGCTGCTGATGTTCGCCGGCCAGGCGATGGTCGTCGTGCTGATGATCGTGTTCCTGACCGACTGCATCGAGTACGGCCAGTGGAAGCTGGGACGCCGCAACGGCGCGGTGACGTTCGCGGTCCAGCCGTTCATCAACAAGATCGGCGGCGCGGTCGCGACGGCGATCGTGGGGGCCACCCTCATCGTGACCGGCATCAACGAGGCCGCCACCCCCGACGACGTCACCCCGGGCGGCCTGTTCGGGCTGCGGGTGATGATGCTGTTCTTCCCGCTGGCGCTGATGCTGATCAGCTACCTAGTCTACCGCCGCGGGTACCGCATCGACGAGGCGTTCCGGGAGCGGATCCTCGCCGACCTCGCCGAGCGCGGCCAGCTGGACGCCGAGGTCTGAGCCGCAGCCGTCCGCCGACCGGCGCCCGCGGCGTCCGCTCGGCACGGCGCCGGACGCGTCGGGACCGACACGACGCACGGACGCCTCCGGACCGGCACCGCGCCCGGACGCGGGCGTCCCCGGCCCGCACGCGGACCGGGGACGCCGAAGAACTGCGTGGGTATCGGGTCAGTCCTCGACCTCGACGATCTTGGCGTCGGGTGCGTTCTTCTGCACCGACGCGATCCCGTTCATGCAGGATTCCTTGCTCTCGTAGCCCTGGCTGGACGCGATCACCTGCCCGTTGCTGGCCTTGAGCCGGAAGCGGTGCTTGCCCCCGCGTCCTTGTACACCTCGAACGTTCCCGCCATGCCCTACTCCCTCGTACGTGCGGCCGGTCTCTCCGGTGGGCCCCAGCCTAGAACGACGTCCCCCACTGCGGCGTGGGAAACGCTGCGGAGCGCAGTAAGGTGCGGCTCATGCGTCCCGATCAGCTCCCGTTGTTGTTCACCCTCGGCGTCCCGGCCGTCGCCCCGGACGGTGGTCACGCCGTCGTCGCGGCCGCGCGCCCGAGCTTCGAGGCGGACGCCTACACCGGTCAGCTGTGGCGCGTCCCGCTCGGCGACGGCGCCCCGATCCGGCTCACCCGCGGCTTCCACGACTCCTCCCCCACCTTCAGCCCCGACGGGCGGCTGCTGGCCTTCCTGCGCTCGGCCCCCGGCGAGGCGCCGCAGGTGTGGGTCGCGCCGGCGGCCGGCGGCGAGGCCGTCCGCGCCACCGACGCCAAGCTCGGGGCGAGCCAGCCGGCCTGGTCCCCGGACTCCAGCACCCTGGCCTACGTCGCCCGGGTCCCCGCCGAGGGCCGCTACGGCACGCTCGACGGGGTCACCGCCCCGCTGGAGGATCCCCGACACTTCACCGGCTACCAGATCCAGGCCAACGGGCTGGGTTGGTCGACCGACCGGGTCGCCCAGCTCTTCGTCGTCGCCGCGCCGGACCCCTTCGGCGAGCCCGCGGTGAAGCCCGTGGGACGCGCCGCCAAGGACGCCGACCCCGACGCCCCCGCGTGGGACGTGCCCACGCCGCGGCAGCTCACCGAGGGCGCCTGTGACGTCGCCCAGCCCGTGTTCACGCCCGACGGCACCGGCGTGCTGGTGGTCACCCAGCGCGGCGCGGACGCCGACGTGACGGTCCGCACGTCGGTGTACCGGGTCGACGTGGACTCGGCCGAGGAGACCCTGGTGCTGGGCGGCTCCGCGTCGTTCTCCGATCCGCTGTTCTCCGCCGACGGCACCCGGCTGTACGCCCTGGGCGCCGAGCGCGGCGAGGACGGCGTCTCCTTCGTGGCGACCAACGCCGCCCTGTACGTCGCCGACGCGACCGGCGGCGCGCCGACCCGGCTCACCGATCCGGCCGACGTCGAACTCCACGGGCCGCTCGCCCGATGCGGCGCGGACGCCGTCCTGGCCGTCCGGTCGCTGCGCGGCAGCGCGGAACTGTGGCGCGTCGACCCCGACGGCCGCGCCGCCACGCTGTGGTCGGGGACGCCGACCATCGGCGCGGCCGCCGGCGTCCCGGGCACCTCGGACGCCGTCGTGACCGTGACCACCGTCACGTCGCCCAGCGAGCTCGCGGTGGTCGCCGAGGGCGCCACGGTCACCACCCAGACGCCGACCGGCGACGAGGTGGCGGTGCGCAGCGAGTCCGCGATGCGCGTCCTGACCGAGTTCGGCGCCGCCCTGCAGGCGCAGGCGACGATCGTGGAGCCGGTCGAGCTGACCTCCACCTCGCCCGACGGCCACCCGGTGCACGGCTGGGCGGTCGTGCCGGCCGGCCCGGGCCCGCATCCGGTCATCCTCAACATCCACGGCGGGCCCTACGCCGCGTACACCGGGGACTTCTTCGACGAGTTCCAGGTGTACGCCGAGGCCGGCTACGCCGTGGTGTACTGCAACCCGCGCGGGTCGGCGTCCTACGGCGAGGCGCACGGCAAGGCGATCCAGGGCGACTTCGGGAACCTCGACATGACCGACGTGCTGGCGTTCCTCGACCATGCGCTCGCCACGGTCCCGGGCCTGGACGCCGACCGCGTCGGGATCATGGGCGGCAGCTACGGCGGCTACCTGACGGCCTGGACGATCGCGCACGAGCACCGGTTCGCCGGCGCGATCGTGGAGCGCGGGTTCCTCGATCCGGCATCCTTCCTGGGGGCCGCCGACATCGGCTGGTTCTTCATGCAGGGCTACAACGGCACCGACCGCGCCGGGCAGGACCGGCAGTCGCCGATGCTGCTGGCGCACGAGGTCCGCACGCCGACGTTCGTGGTGCACTCCGAGCTCGACCTGCGCTGCCCCCTGAGCCAGGCGCTGCGCTACTACACCGCGCTGAAGCAGGCGGGCGTCGACACGGAACTGCTGGTGTTCCCCGGCGAGAACCACGAGCTGTCCCGCTCCGGATCGCCGTGGCACCGCCGGCAGCGGTTCGAGGCGATCCTGCAGTGGTGGGCCCGGCATCTTCCCGTCCGTGCGGATGCCCCGTCGGGGGTAGTCTCACCAGCGTGAGCCTTCCGCGTCGCGCCGCCGCCGCCGCGATCGTGCTCGCCGTGAGCGCCGGGTGCACGCCGGGTTCCGACCCGACACCACCCATCACGCCCACCCCGACGCGTCCGACGGAGACGGCCTCACCCACCCCCACCCCGTCCGAGCAGATCGACCTGCTCGAGCGGGGAGCGGCGGTGCGCCTCGTGGACCGCCTGCTGGACGCCGCCGACACGACGCGGGCGATCATGGTGACCGTGACCGCCGAGACGGCGTCCGTGGCGGTCCTGCGCAACGGGGCCGCGGAGACGTGGGCGTGGCGCGACGGACGCGTCCAGCAGGTGCAGTCCGACATCAACTACGTCACGCAGCGCGAGTTCGACCCGCACGCCTTCGACTTCGACGACCTGCCGGCGCTGTTCCGCGCCGCCCAGGCGGTGTCGGGCTCCGACGCGGACCAGTCGCTGCAGATCGTCGACATCTCCGCCGGGCTGGTCTCCATGTCGGTCTCGACCAACCCGGAGACGCGTCCGGTGTTCTTCAACCCCGACGGGACGCTGCTGCCCACCCTCGACTTCAGCAGCGAGTGGGGCCTCAAGCAGGGCTACGAGGACGTCGTGGGCCCGCGGGGCACCACGACCGGGATGGGGTTCGGGTCGGCCCTCGGCGTCTACCTCGACTCGCCCCAGGACACCCAGGGCGCTTTCACGCGCCGCCAGCGCACCGCCCGGACGCCGGTGATCGTGACCAACCGCACCGACGCCAACCGGCTGGCCGCCTTCGACCCCGCGCGGGTCAAGCCCGCGGTGGTGTGGAGCGTCCTTCAGGGCATGCGGGACCAGGGCACCTTCACCCTCGACACCACCTGGAGCTGCATCGTCGACGACCGGACCAGCACCGGCACCCCGAAGCTGTACTTCCAGGTCGGCGACCGCTCCTTCGTCACCGACCTGCTCGGCAACGTCCTGAGCTGACGCCGCGCCCCACCCGGCGGCGCTGCCCACCGAGCCCGTACGCGGCGGGGCCCCGGCTCACCGAGCCCGGACGCGGCGGGAGTGCCCCACCGAGCCCGCGCGCGGCAGGGGCGCTACCAACCCTGCGTGCGGCCTGCTCAGGGAGCCCGGACGCGCCGACGGGCACCGGCGTGGATGCCGATGCCCGTCGCGTCGTCGGTGGATCAGGCCAGCGCCCCCGCGGCGAACGTGTTGCACTGGTTGGGGTCACCGGTGTTGAACCCCTTGGCGAGCCACGTGCGGCGCATCTCGGAGGAGCCGTGCGTCCACTGGCTCGGGTCGACGCGGCCGGCCGACATCCGCTGGATGTGGTCGTCGCCCACGACCTCGGCGGCCTGCACCGACCGGTCGAGGTCGTCCTGCGTGACCTCGCTGATGATGCCGTTCGGGTCGCCCGCGGCGAAGCGCAGCCAGACGCCGGCGTAGCAGTCGGCCTGCAGTTCCAGGCGGACCTGCGGCGAGTTCGCGCCGGCCTGCTGGCCGCCGGACTGCACCTTGGCCATCTGCCCGGTGAGGTTCTGGATGTGGTGGCCGTACTCGTGCGCGATGACGTAGGCCTCGGCGGCGTCGCCGCCCTGGGCGCCGAGCTGCGGCATCTGCGTCGCGAAGAAGGACTTGTCCAGGTAGACGAGGTGGTCCGCCGGGCAGTAGAACGGGCCGACGTCGGCGGTCGCCTGGCCGCAACCGGTGCTGATGACGCCGTCGAACGTCACGGTCTTGGTCATCTCGTAGCCGGGCAGCGCCTGCTGCCAGTACGACTGGATCGAGTTGGTGTAGGCGACGTAGCGGCACTCCGGGTTCGCCTGGATGTCGGCGCCGGTGCGGCAGTTGGCGTACTCCGAGCTGGTGGTCGCCCCGCCGGCGGGTGCCTGGGCACCGCCGAGCAGCGCGCCGGGGTCGAAGCCGAACAGCATGGCGAGGATGATGACGAGGATGCTGGCGCCGCCGCCGACCGCGATCGCGCCACCGCGCCCTCCCCCGCCACCACCCATCTGAGACGGATCGAGTTGAGCCCCCGAGTTGTACTGCACGGCACGCACCTTCCTGTCCACGGCGACGAGTCGGGATGAGCATATCCCCGCTCACCCACCAACGGTGTACCCAGTACGGGTCACCGTGCGTGCGGCGGCTTGGTTTGGCCGGACGCGGCGGCCAAGATGGCAGGATGCAGATCATCGGCGTGGAGGTACCGGGCGGCTCGCCCGTGCTGTCCTTCGCGCTGGGGCACGGCGACGATCCGTACCAGGTCGCCTGGGAGGGCGGGTACCGCGTCGTGCGGCCGCTCTCGGCGACCGGCACCGTGGAGGACCTCACCGTCACCCTGCAGGTCTGCGAGCACGGCCGTCCGATCGTGCCGCGCGGCCCCCAGCGGATCCGCAGCACGCTGCGGGGCGACGAGCCCGTCCACGAGCCGGTCGTCCGGCAGCGGCTGGCCGCCTACGCGCTGGTGGTGTCCGAGCGGGGCCTGCTGGCCACCGAGTTCTCCTCCCGGACGGCGGTGCCCGGCATGTGGGGACTGCCCGGCGGCGGCATCGACCCCGGCGAGAACCCCGCCGCGACCGTGCAGCGGGAGGTCTTCGAGGAGACCGGCCAGACGATCGAGATCCTGCGCTTCCTGGACATGCAGTCCGACCACTGGATCGGCCATTCCCCCTCCGGCGTCATCGAGGACTTCCACGCCGTCCGCCTGATCTACGCCGCCCGCTGCGAGGCCCCGATCGACGCCATCGTGCACGACGTCGGCGGGACGACCGCGTCCAGCCGCTGGGTGCCGGCGTCCTCCCTGCGCGAGGTCTCCTGGATCAACGGCTCGCGCGCGCTGCTGGCCAAGCACGGCCAGCAACTGCTGCGGTCGCTGCACCACACCCGCGCGTCCTGACGCCGCGCGCGCTCGCGGGCTCTGTGCCGCTCGGCTCCGGCCGCCCCTTCGGCCCAGTCGCCCCCTTTAGCGTCAGTCGCCCCCGTTGCAGCGGGGGCGTCTGATCCGAACGGGGGCTACTCGTCCGAAGCGGGGCGATTCGTCGCAAGCGGGGGCCGCTCGTCACAAACGGGGTCCGCTCGTCGCAAACGGGGGCCGCTCGCCGCAAACGGGGCGCGACTCGTCCCAAGCGGGGCTGCTCGTCGCAGACGGGGCCGCTCGTCGCAAGCGCGGGCGACTCGTCCCAAGCGCGGGCTGCTCGTCGCAGACTGGGGCCAACTCGTCACAACGGGGCGACTCCTCCCGACCGGGGGCGGCTCGCCCTCAACCGTCGCCTCCGCTGGCCCAGACGCCCCCTCTTGCGTCAGTTGCCCCCGTTGCAGCGCGGGCGTCTGACCCGAACGGGGGCTATTCCCTCCAAAAGGGGGCAACACGTCCCAAGCGCGGGCCGCTCGTCGCACACGGGGGCCGACTGTCCCAACAGGGGGCGACTCGTCGCAGACGGGGGCGGCCCGTCGTAGAAGGGGGCCCCGACCCTCCGGTGTCGCCCCCTGCCCCCCAGTCGCCCCCTCTTGCGTCAGTTGCCCCCGCTGCAACGGGGGCGTCTGACCCGAACGGGGGCTACTCGTTCCAAAAGGGGGCGACATGTCCCAAGCGAGGGCGGCTCGTCGCAAACGGGGGCCGCTCGTCCCAAACGGGGGCCGCTCGTCCCAAACCGGGGCGGCTCGTCCCAAACGGGGGCCGCTCGTCCCAAACCGAGGCGGCTCGTCCCAAACGGGGGCCGCTCGTCCCAAACGGGGGCCGCTCGTCCCAAACCGGGGCGGCTCGTCGCAAACGGGGCCGCTCGTCCCAGAAGGGGGCGACACCGTCGTGGATGGCCACGGGGTGGCGGACGCGGGCGGATGGGGAGGGGACGCGCCCGGGATGCACGAAGCCCCGCCCGGATGGTCCGGGCGGGGCTTGTGAGCGATGGGGGCTAGTTGCGGAAGTACGACATGATGCGCAGGAGTTCGGTGTACAGCCACACCATGGTGACCGTCAGGCCGAACGCGGCGCGCCACGACTCGGACGCGGGCAGCCGGTTGCGGACGCCCTGCTCGATGTAGTCGAAGTCCATGATCAGGTTCGCGATGGCCAGGCCGATCGCGAGCAGCGAGACGCCGACGAGCAGCAGGGTGGGCCCGCCGCCGATGGAGCGGACGCCCAGATCGATGCCGAAGAACGCGAAGCCGAGGTTGACCAGCACCAGGCCCAGGAACGCGAACGTGCCGAGCGTGACGATCTTGCGGAACTTGTTGGTCACCTTGATGTTGAAGAACCGGTACGCGAACAGCGTGACGCCGGCCGCGATGAAGGTCCCCAGCACCGCCTGCAGCACGAGGCCGGCGTCGAACATCGAGGCGAACAGCAGCGTGAACGCGCCGATGAAGACGCCCTCGATCACCGAGTACAGCAGCACGAACGCCGGGTTGACGACGCGCCGCAGCGACACGAGCAGCACCGACACGAAGCCGACGATGCCGCTGACCAGGAGCGTCGGGTAGAGCAGGCCGATCGGCAGGAACATGAAGGTCACCGCGGCAGCGACGATGAGCACGCCCATCGTGATCGCGCTCTTGGTGATCACGTCGTCGATGGTCATGACGCCGCCGGCGGGGGTCGGCTGGCCGTAGCCCGGCTGCTGGTAGGTCGGCTGCCCGTACGGATCCTGCCCGTAGGGCTGGCCGAACTGGTCCTGGCCGTAGCCGGCCGGCGCCTGGTAGGACGCGGGTGCGGAGTTGAACGACTCCGACCGCGTGAAGACAGGGTTGGTACTCCGCATCAGGGGTGCCTTTCCATCGTGGTTACCTGCATCCTAGTCAACGCGACCACCGGATTCGATATTCCGGCACCCTGACGTACCCCCGACGGGAGTCGAACCCGCACTGTGGCGGGTTTAAGCCGCCTGCCTCTGCCGGTTGGGCTACGGGGGCCGGCGCCCAGCAGTCTAGGGCGGGTCCGGGCGACCCGAGCCGCCTCAGCTCAGCAGGCCCGCGACCAGCCCGTCCAGGATGTCGGCCTCGCTGACGGTCAGGTCCGCCCCGACCCGCTCGCCGACCCGCTGGACGATGAGCGTCCCGGCACAGATGACGTCCGCGCGCCCCGGGACCATCGTGGGGATCTCCAGGACGCGCGCGACCGGCTCGGTGAGGAGCCGGTGCGAGAGCGCCACGAGCTCCGCGTGCGTGATCGTGGCCCCGTGGACGCGGGCGCGGTCGTAGGCGTCCAGCCGCAGGTTGATCGCGGCCAGCGAGGTCGCCGTGCCGCCGACCCCGAACCAGGTGCGGGCGGCGGCCAGGTCGACGCCGCACCCGTCCAGCAGTCCGTCGATGAACGCCGTGGCGGCCTCGACCTCCGCCGGGGTCGGCGGGTCGGAATGCAGGAAGCGCTCGCGGATCCGCACCGATCCCATGTCGAGCGACACCCCGGACACGTCGCCGTCGGAGCGGCCCAGCACCAGCTCGGTCGAGCCCCCGCCGACGTCCATGACGAGCGCCGGCAGGTCGACCGGGCCTGCGCTGCGCGCCGCGGCGAGCGCGCCGCCGAACGACAGCGCCGCCTCCTCCTCGCCGGGGATGATCTCGGGACGGACGCCGAGCCGCGCCTCGACCCCGTCGTAGAACGCCTGGCGGTTCCCGGCGTCCCGGGCCGCGGATGTCGCCGCGAACCGGACGCGCTCCACCCCGAGTTCCTTCAGCACCGCCGCGTACTCGTCGCAGGCGGCCAGGGTGCGCGCCAAGGCGTCCGGGTGGAACTCCCCCGTCGCGTCGACGCCCTGCCCGAGCCGGGTGATGAGGAGGCGTCGGTCGAGTTCGCGTGGCCCCTGCGGGGTGGCCTCGCTGACCAGCAGCCGGATCGAGTTGGTGCCGCAGTCCACGGCCGCGACGCGCGTCATCGGGCTTCCTCCTCACGGTCGCGGGCGGGCGGGACCGCGGGGCAGGTGTCCCCGATGAGGGCCAGCGCCTCGTCGCCGAGGGGGTTGACGCCGGGGCCCGCGGCCAGCGCGTGCCCGACCAGGACGTGGAGGCACTTCACGCGCGTCGGCATGCCGCCGGCGCTGATGCCGGAGATCTCGGGCACGTCGCCCAGCGCGGCGCGGTCGGTCAGGTACGCCTCATGCGCGGCCCGGTGGCGGGCGGCGAGGTCGGCGTCCTGCTCGAGCCGCTCGGTCATCGCGGCCATCACGCCTTGCGACTCCAGCGTCGACACGGCCGCGACGATCCGCGGGCAGGTGAGGTAGTAGGTCGTCGGGAAGGGCGTGCCGTCGGGCAGTCGCGGGAGGGTGGCCACGACCCCGGGCTCGCCGGAGGGGCAGCGGTAGGCGATCCCGACGATGCCGCGCGGCGGCCGTCCGAGTTGCTCTTCGAGGGTGGCGACGTCGGCGTCCGTCGCGGGTTCGATGCTGGGCACGCCGACACCCTACTGGCCGCCCGGTCTCCCACCCTCGTCCGAGTGCCTCGCGACGACGGCCGGGCCCGGAACAGCACGGGGCGCGCGCGACGCCCGGTCAGCGTCGCCGGCCCGCCGGGAGGCCTCAGCCCCGCGGGCTCGCCAGCGTCAGGAAGCGCGCCACCCCGGCGTCGGCGAGCGCGGCCAGTTCGTCGGGGCCGGGGGCGGGCTCGCCCAGCAGGACGCGCACCTGCGTGTCGGCGACGACCAGGCCGTAGAGCGCGCGGAACGCGCCGGCCGGGTCGGGGACGCTCAGCGCGCCCGCCGCGTCCTGGTCGGCGAGGTAGGCCTCGACCAGCGGGCCGACGCGGTGCCGGCCGCCGGCCAGCACGGTCGCGGCCAGGGCGCCGTCCGCCTCGGCCATGGCGGCGCGGTTCAGCGCGACCGACAGCGGCCCGGTCAGCATGGCCAGCAGCCCCCGGGCGAACCCCCTCAGGGTCTCCGGGACGCCGCTGCCGCGGGCCAGAGCGTCGGTGACGAGAGCGGCCGTGCGGTCGGCGTTGCGCTCCACCAGCGCCGCCAGGACGCCCTCGCGGCCGCCGAACCAGGCGTACAGCGTCGTCCGCGACGCCCCGGCGGCGCGGGTGATGGCGGCCACCGTGAGGCCGGCGGGCCCCTCGGCCAGCAGCAGCGCCTCGCAGTCGTCGAGGAAGCGCTCGCGCCGCAGCGACAGTTCGGCTCCG
Above is a window of Propioniciclava coleopterorum DNA encoding:
- a CDS encoding DUF501 domain-containing protein, with the protein product MPSIEPATDADVATLEEQLGRPPRGIVGIAYRCPSGEPGVVATLPRLPDGTPFPTTYYLTCPRIVAAVSTLESQGVMAAMTERLEQDADLAARHRAAHEAYLTDRAALGDVPEISGISAGGMPTRVKCLHVLVGHALAAGPGVNPLGDEALALIGDTCPAVPPARDREEEAR
- a CDS encoding Bax inhibitor-1/YccA family protein, encoding MRSTNPVFTRSESFNSAPASYQAPAGYGQDQFGQPYGQDPYGQPTYQQPGYGQPTPAGGVMTIDDVITKSAITMGVLIVAAAVTFMFLPIGLLYPTLLVSGIVGFVSVLLVSLRRVVNPAFVLLYSVIEGVFIGAFTLLFASMFDAGLVLQAVLGTFIAAGVTLFAYRFFNIKVTNKFRKIVTLGTFAFLGLVLVNLGFAFFGIDLGVRSIGGGPTLLLVGVSLLAIGLAIANLIMDFDYIEQGVRNRLPASESWRAAFGLTVTMVWLYTELLRIMSYFRN
- a CDS encoding TetR/AcrR family transcriptional regulator, whose amino-acid sequence is MPPTPRGRPAGAELSLRRERFLDDCEALLLAEGPAGLTVAAITRAAGASRTTLYAWFGGREGVLAALVERNADRTAALVTDALARGSGVPETLRGFARGLLAMLTGPLSVALNRAAMAEADGALAATVLAGGRHRVGPLVEAYLADQDAAGALSVPDPAGAFRALYGLVVADTQVRVLLGEPAPGPDELAALADAGVARFLTLASPRG
- a CDS encoding Ppx/GppA phosphatase family protein yields the protein MTRVAAVDCGTNSIRLLVSEATPQGPRELDRRLLITRLGQGVDATGEFHPDALARTLAACDEYAAVLKELGVERVRFAATSAARDAGNRQAFYDGVEARLGVRPEIIPGEEEAALSFGGALAAARSAGPVDLPALVMDVGGGSTELVLGRSDGDVSGVSLDMGSVRIRERFLHSDPPTPAEVEAATAFIDGLLDGCGVDLAAARTWFGVGGTATSLAAINLRLDAYDRARVHGATITHAELVALSHRLLTEPVARVLEIPTMVPGRADVICAGTLIVQRVGERVGADLTVSEADILDGLVAGLLS